From a single Calothrix sp. NIES-2098 genomic region:
- a CDS encoding putative transglutaminase-like superfamily protein translates to MKPPVLLLSAALIFWGWQTGMWIFAIPMALILAGYRLINSRWDFSYEDFRRIANLCLIILIIVFVSLITTNRSIYLIYNLLQWFPLVFFPLLAAQTYSVNENIDIRTLFISQKNVIKSESRRYIINLSYPYFALCMLSAGAANTRDISFYIGMFLLTSIALWFIRSPRFSPIIWLSLILLAGSMGFVGQIGVYQLQQKLEDTVVSWLSKSNNIGQLTDSTIKQTSIGEIGTLKQSNEIIFRVASDNQNVAPGLLREATYDKYKSTFWVASNSNFTTVQPEMNGKTWRLGNAPADSSKLTISATLNQGKGLLRLADGTFEIDELPVSQMEKNKYGTVKVEGKDNAIAYRILFNKSLSLDSPPTEEDLQIAQPETEAINQIISQLDITGKSPRAILERVDSFFIKNFRYSLKFIENNHRATPLSTFLLKTRAGHCEYFATATTLLLRAAGIPARYAVGYSVREFSQLENQYIVRSRHAHAWTLAYINGKWQAFDTTPADWASIENANASKLAFISDLWSFFSFKLSSWLRSGLMSNLFKYGWWLILPLILLRLWKFNSHNKVRRLSTKQISAKQVAKVDINRKEYEFYLIEKTLNELGFSRQPSESLKNWIERLEKELPNSDLINDLTSLVELHYRDRFDPQGIKETERARLKSAVQAWLVMLQTQFPKNSARN, encoded by the coding sequence ATGAAACCACCAGTACTTCTCTTGAGCGCTGCTTTAATCTTTTGGGGTTGGCAGACAGGAATGTGGATTTTTGCCATACCAATGGCTCTGATTTTAGCAGGATATCGCTTGATTAACTCGCGGTGGGATTTTTCTTATGAGGATTTCCGGCGCATTGCTAATTTGTGTTTGATAATTCTGATTATTGTCTTTGTTTCTCTGATAACTACTAATCGCTCAATTTACTTAATCTATAATTTGTTGCAGTGGTTTCCATTAGTATTTTTTCCCTTGCTGGCGGCGCAAACATACTCTGTAAATGAAAATATTGATATTCGCACGCTATTTATATCACAAAAAAATGTTATTAAATCCGAATCAAGACGATACATTATTAATTTAAGTTATCCCTATTTTGCTCTCTGTATGTTATCTGCTGGAGCCGCTAATACTAGGGATATCTCTTTTTATATTGGGATGTTTTTACTCACAAGTATTGCTCTGTGGTTTATCCGATCGCCACGATTTTCACCAATTATTTGGCTGTCTCTAATTCTGCTGGCTGGAAGTATGGGATTTGTCGGACAGATAGGGGTATATCAACTGCAACAGAAGTTAGAGGATACTGTTGTTTCATGGTTAAGCAAGAGTAATAATATCGGTCAATTAACAGATTCAACAATCAAACAAACGAGTATCGGTGAGATTGGCACATTAAAACAGTCAAATGAGATTATTTTTCGCGTAGCTTCCGATAATCAAAACGTAGCTCCTGGTTTGTTGCGAGAAGCAACTTATGATAAATACAAATCTACTTTTTGGGTGGCATCAAATTCTAATTTTACTACTGTACAACCTGAGATGAATGGTAAGACTTGGCGTTTAGGGAATGCACCAGCCGATAGCTCAAAACTCACAATTTCTGCCACCCTGAATCAAGGGAAAGGCTTATTAAGGCTAGCTGACGGAACATTTGAAATTGATGAATTACCAGTTAGCCAAATGGAGAAAAACAAATATGGTACGGTAAAAGTAGAAGGAAAAGATAATGCGATCGCTTACCGCATCTTATTTAATAAAAGCCTTTCTTTAGATAGCCCACCGACAGAAGAAGATTTGCAAATCGCCCAACCCGAAACAGAAGCAATCAACCAAATTATTAGCCAACTAGATATTACAGGAAAATCTCCCAGAGCCATATTGGAGCGTGTAGATAGCTTTTTTATTAAAAATTTTCGTTATTCCTTAAAATTTATAGAAAACAATCATCGCGCAACGCCTTTATCAACATTTTTACTCAAAACCCGCGCTGGACATTGTGAATATTTTGCCACTGCAACTACATTGCTTTTACGGGCGGCTGGGATACCAGCGCGTTATGCTGTAGGGTATTCGGTGCGCGAATTTAGTCAGTTAGAGAACCAATACATAGTTCGTAGTCGCCATGCTCATGCTTGGACATTGGCATATATAAATGGTAAATGGCAAGCTTTTGATACTACACCTGCTGATTGGGCAAGTATTGAGAATGCAAATGCTTCTAAATTAGCATTTATCTCTGATTTATGGTCATTTTTTAGTTTTAAACTATCAAGCTGGTTACGTTCTGGCTTAATGAGCAATCTATTTAAATATGGCTGGTGGCTAATTTTGCCGTTAATATTGCTGCGATTGTGGAAGTTTAATTCCCATAATAAAGTTCGTCGTTTATCTACAAAACAAATATCGGCTAAACAAGTAGCGAAAGTAGATATCAATAGGAAAGAATATGAATTTTATTTAATTGAAAAAACTTTAAACGAGTTAGGTTTCAGCCGTCAACCTTCAGAGTCTTTAAAAAACTGGATCGAGAGGTTAGAAAAAGAATTACCTAACTCAGATTTAATTAATGATTTAACATCGCTAGTAGAACTGCATTACCGCGATCGCTTCGATCCTCAAGGTATTAAAGAGACTGAAAGAGCAAGATTAAAATCTGCTGTGCAAGCATGGTTGGTGATGTTGCAAACGCAATTTCCTAAAAATTCGGCGAGAAACTAA
- a CDS encoding GCN5-related N-acetyltransferase: MSISIRLLQANELATADRIFRLAFGTFVGLPEPSQFAGDAAYIQHRWQTDPNAAFVAEVDGKIIGSNLVVNWGSFGYFGPLSVHPDFWQQKVGQKLVEPAIACFTEWQTQLAGLFTFATSPKHHALYQKFGFNLRFLTPILGKSVQPSQVIPPGMRYSQLTEDKRAEFLKASYQLTDAIYEGLDLTREIQTVNQQALGDTVLFWDDIGLAGFAVCHYGAGTEAGSDTCFVKFGAVQSGTGAGERFEQLLDLCEHLAVTQGMSKLLAGINTSRDEAYRRAIARGYRSEVIGVAMHRPNEPGYNRPDVFAIDDWR, from the coding sequence ATGAGTATTTCAATCCGTTTACTACAGGCGAATGAGTTAGCAACTGCCGATCGCATTTTTCGGTTGGCTTTTGGCACTTTTGTCGGACTACCAGAACCGAGTCAATTTGCTGGCGATGCAGCTTATATCCAACACCGTTGGCAAACCGATCCAAATGCAGCATTTGTGGCTGAAGTGGATGGAAAAATCATCGGTTCTAACTTGGTGGTTAATTGGGGAAGTTTTGGCTATTTTGGCCCGTTAAGCGTTCATCCTGATTTTTGGCAGCAAAAAGTTGGACAAAAACTCGTAGAACCTGCGATCGCCTGCTTTACAGAATGGCAAACTCAATTAGCTGGACTATTCACTTTTGCTACCAGTCCCAAGCATCACGCACTCTATCAAAAATTTGGGTTTAATTTACGTTTTTTAACTCCAATCCTGGGAAAGTCAGTGCAGCCATCTCAGGTAATACCCCCAGGAATGAGATATTCTCAGTTAACTGAAGATAAACGTGCTGAATTTCTCAAAGCCAGTTACCAACTCACTGATGCTATTTATGAAGGACTAGATTTAACCAGGGAGATTCAGACAGTTAACCAGCAAGCACTAGGCGATACAGTTTTATTTTGGGATGATATCGGTTTGGCAGGATTTGCCGTTTGTCACTACGGTGCAGGCACAGAAGCAGGTAGCGACACGTGCTTTGTCAAGTTTGGAGCCGTGCAATCGGGGACTGGTGCGGGAGAGCGTTTTGAGCAGTTATTAGATCTATGCGAACACTTAGCTGTCACCCAAGGAATGTCAAAGTTACTTGCTGGAATTAATACTAGTCGTGACGAAGCTTACCGTAGAGCGATCGCTCGTGGTTATCGTAGTGAGGTCATTGGCGTAGCAATGCATAGACCGAATGAACCAGGATATAATCGTCCAGATGTTTTTGCCATTGATGATTGGCGATAA